A genomic region of Acipenser ruthenus chromosome 9, fAciRut3.2 maternal haplotype, whole genome shotgun sequence contains the following coding sequences:
- the LOC117405610 gene encoding endoplasmic reticulum membrane adapter protein XK-like, with the protein MRFPSSIFVSVSLFTAETTAALYLSSTYRSGGDKIWQGLTLLFALVPSVLVQFTLTFIHRDLSRDRPLVLLLHILQLGPFVRCLEAFFIYGYASSIEEPYVSITRKRQMPKDGLTEETEKEVGQAEGKLFTHRAAFARTSVIQAFLGSAPQLTLQLYICVLQQYISVGRGTLMIVSLLSIVYGALRCNILAIKIKYDDYEVEVKPAAYLCIFLWRSFEIATRVVVLVLFSSVLQIWILPVVLLNFFIFFFYPWILFWQSKSPFPENIEKTLTRVGTTIVLCLLTFLYAGINMFCWSAVQLKLSDPDLINKSQNWYLVAVYYMLRFIENATLILLWYVFQTDVYQYVCTPLLVLQLLIGYSIAIFFMLVFYQFCHPCKKLFSSSITQGLWACSHIFCLLCKPRLPPSSTADFANDTLNESQNGKTSQSLSVNP; encoded by the exons ATGCGATTTCCGAGCTCCATCTTCGTGTCTGTCTCCCTCTTTACTGCAGAGACGACAGCAGCCTTGTATCTGAGCAGCACGTACAGATCTGGGGGGGACAAGATCTGGCAAGGGCTGACTCTCCTCTTCGCGCTGGTGCCATCAGTGCTGGTACAGTTTACCCTGACGTTCATTCACAGGGACTTGAGCAGGGATAGACCTCTCGTTCTGCTGCTGCATATTTTACAGCTGGGACCCTTTGTCAG GTGTTTGGAAGCTTTTTTCATCTATGGCTATGCTAGTAGTATTGAAGAGCCATATGTCAGTATTACAAGGAAAAGGCAGATGCCCAAGGATGGCCTTACAGAAGAGACTGAAAAAGAAGTGGGTCAGGCAGAGGGCAAGCTGTTCACACATCGGGCTGCTTTCGCCAGGACATCAGTGATCCAAGCCTTCCTGGGCTCTGCCCCCCAGCTCACTCTGCAGCTGTACATCTGTGTGCTGCAGCAGTACATTTCAGTCGGACGAG GTACATTGATGATCGTTTCCCTGCTGTCTATAGTGTATGGTGCCCTACGTTGCAACATTCTTGCCATAAAGATCAAGTATGATGATTACGAAGTTGAGGTGAAGCCGGCAGCGTATCTGTGCATATTCCTGTGGAGAAGTTTTGAGATTGCCACCAGAGTTGTGGTCCTGGTCCTGTTCAGTTCAGTACTCCAGATATGGATCCTCCCAGTGGTGCTCTTGaacttcttcatcttcttcttctatCCTTGGATACTGTTCTGGCAAAGTAAATCCCCTTTCCCGGAAAACATTGAGAAAACGCTGACAAGAGTGGGCACCACCATCGTGCTGTGCCTTCTTACGTTTCTCTACGCCGGTATCAACATGTTTTGCTGGTCAGCAGTCCAGCTGAAACTCAGTGACCCTGACTTAATCAACAAGTCCCAGAACTGGTACCTGGTGGCGGTGTATTACATGCTGAGGTTTATAGAGAACGCCACTCTCATTCTGCTGTGGTATGTATTTCAGACTGATGTCTACCAGTATGTATGCACTCCTTTGCTTGTTCTGCAGCTGCTGATTGGATACTCCATAGCCATCTTTTTCATGCTTGTGTTCTACCAGTTCTGCCACCCCTGTAAAAAGCTGTTCTCCTCCAGCATTACACAAGGACTGTGGGCATGCTCTCACATCTTTTGTCTGCTCTGCAAGCCACGGTTGCCGCCGTCTAGCACTGCTGACTTTGCAAACGATACACTGAATGAGTCCCAGAATGGGAAAACCAGTCAGAGCTTGTCTGTTAATCCTTAA
- the LOC117406107 gene encoding ankyrin repeat and SOCS box protein 11-like isoform X2 produces the protein MSEDFTPVLDGFIKRRTDITGISALSWNARYDLYGNYICHPFQGGSWADRSPLHEAAFHGRLLSLKTLIAQGFNLNITTIDRVSPLHEACLGGHVACAKVLLENGANVNSVTVEGITPLYNACCSGSAACVNVLLEYGAHSQPECQLPSPVHEATKRGHRECMEILLANGVNIDQEVPHLGTPLYVACTCQKADCVKKLLELGANVDLGRLQDTPLHAAARKTSTKIVDLLIDYGADVKCRNVEGKRPVELAAPNSMVERALLQREGPAALTQLCRLCIRKHLGRSRLHKVSRLELPGRLKEFLLYRIC, from the exons ATGTCTGAAGACTTTACTCCAGTCTTGGATGGTTTTATAAAAAGGAGAACTGATATAACAGGAATCTCTGCTTTATCTTGGAATGCTAGATATGACCTGTACGGGAATTACATCTGCCATCCGTTTCAAGGGG GCTCCTGGGCAGATAGATCCCCACTTCATGAGGCTGCATTTCATGGCAGACTTTTATCACTCAAGACCCTGATTGCACAG ggttttaATTTGAACATCACCACCATAGATAGAGTCTCTCCTCTTCACGAAGCCTGCTTGGGAGGCCATGTTGCCTGTGCAAAGGTTTTATTGGAAAACGGGGCTAAT GTAAATTCAGTCACAGTTGAAGGCATTACTCCTCTGTACAACGCCTGCTGTAGCGGCAGTGCTGCCTGTGTGAATGTTCTACTGGAGTACGGAGCCCATTCCCAGCCCGAATGCCAGCTTCCTTCCCCAGTACATGAAGCAACAAAGAGAG GTCATAGAGAATGCATGGAGATTCTGCTTGCTAATGGGGTAAATATAGACCAAGAAGTCCCCCACCTTGGAACCCCACTTTATGTGGCCTGCACCTGTCAGAAAGCAGACTGTGTGAAGAAACTTCTAGAGTTAG GAGCCAATGTGGACCTGGGCAGATTGCAGGACACTCCGCTTCACGCAGCAGCCAGAAAAACAAGCACAAAAATAGTGGACTTGCTAATAGATTACGGGGCAGATGTGAAATGCAGAAATGTTGAAGGGAAGAGGCCGGTGGAACTCGCTGCCCCAAACAGCATGGTGGAAAGAGCACTTTTACAACGAGAAG GTCCTGCTGCTCTGACGCAGCTTTGTCGACTTTGCATACGGAAACATTTGGGTCGATCACGACTTCACAAAGTTTCCAGGTTAGAGCTTCCAGGACGATTGAAAGAATTTCTTCTCTACAG aatTTGTTGA
- the LOC117406107 gene encoding ankyrin repeat and SOCS box protein 11-like isoform X1, which produces MEDTSILAAFNNIYVAIFTLFCFKLFIKICLALLTQFYIVQGNRKEAARIAEEIYGITPGSWADRSPLHEAAFHGRLLSLKTLIAQGFNLNITTIDRVSPLHEACLGGHVACAKVLLENGANVNSVTVEGITPLYNACCSGSAACVNVLLEYGAHSQPECQLPSPVHEATKRGHRECMEILLANGVNIDQEVPHLGTPLYVACTCQKADCVKKLLELGANVDLGRLQDTPLHAAARKTSTKIVDLLIDYGADVKCRNVEGKRPVELAAPNSMVERALLQREGPAALTQLCRLCIRKHLGRSRLHKVSRLELPGRLKEFLLYRIC; this is translated from the exons ATGGAGGATACTTCTATACTGGCTGCTTTTAACAATATTTATGTCGCTAtctttactttgttttgttttaagctgTTTATCAAGATTTGCCTTGCTTTGCTGACTCAATTTTACATTGTCCAAGGAAACAGAAAGGAGGCTGCGAGAATTGCTGAAGAGATTTATGGAATAACTCCAG GCTCCTGGGCAGATAGATCCCCACTTCATGAGGCTGCATTTCATGGCAGACTTTTATCACTCAAGACCCTGATTGCACAG ggttttaATTTGAACATCACCACCATAGATAGAGTCTCTCCTCTTCACGAAGCCTGCTTGGGAGGCCATGTTGCCTGTGCAAAGGTTTTATTGGAAAACGGGGCTAAT GTAAATTCAGTCACAGTTGAAGGCATTACTCCTCTGTACAACGCCTGCTGTAGCGGCAGTGCTGCCTGTGTGAATGTTCTACTGGAGTACGGAGCCCATTCCCAGCCCGAATGCCAGCTTCCTTCCCCAGTACATGAAGCAACAAAGAGAG GTCATAGAGAATGCATGGAGATTCTGCTTGCTAATGGGGTAAATATAGACCAAGAAGTCCCCCACCTTGGAACCCCACTTTATGTGGCCTGCACCTGTCAGAAAGCAGACTGTGTGAAGAAACTTCTAGAGTTAG GAGCCAATGTGGACCTGGGCAGATTGCAGGACACTCCGCTTCACGCAGCAGCCAGAAAAACAAGCACAAAAATAGTGGACTTGCTAATAGATTACGGGGCAGATGTGAAATGCAGAAATGTTGAAGGGAAGAGGCCGGTGGAACTCGCTGCCCCAAACAGCATGGTGGAAAGAGCACTTTTACAACGAGAAG GTCCTGCTGCTCTGACGCAGCTTTGTCGACTTTGCATACGGAAACATTTGGGTCGATCACGACTTCACAAAGTTTCCAGGTTAGAGCTTCCAGGACGATTGAAAGAATTTCTTCTCTACAG aatTTGTTGA
- the LOC117406107 gene encoding ankyrin repeat and SOCS box protein 11-like isoform X3, whose amino-acid sequence MLCWETSEMLTEITLSKEYWSNQHHIYGGYICNTLMSGSWADRSPLHEAAFHGRLLSLKTLIAQGFNLNITTIDRVSPLHEACLGGHVACAKVLLENGANVNSVTVEGITPLYNACCSGSAACVNVLLEYGAHSQPECQLPSPVHEATKRGHRECMEILLANGVNIDQEVPHLGTPLYVACTCQKADCVKKLLELGANVDLGRLQDTPLHAAARKTSTKIVDLLIDYGADVKCRNVEGKRPVELAAPNSMVERALLQREGPAALTQLCRLCIRKHLGRSRLHKVSRLELPGRLKEFLLYRIC is encoded by the exons ATGCTTTGCTGGGAAACATCAGAAATGCTCACAGAAATCACACTCTCAAAGGAATACTGGTCCAACCAGCATCACATATATGGAGGGTATATTTGTAATACTTTAATGAGTG GCTCCTGGGCAGATAGATCCCCACTTCATGAGGCTGCATTTCATGGCAGACTTTTATCACTCAAGACCCTGATTGCACAG ggttttaATTTGAACATCACCACCATAGATAGAGTCTCTCCTCTTCACGAAGCCTGCTTGGGAGGCCATGTTGCCTGTGCAAAGGTTTTATTGGAAAACGGGGCTAAT GTAAATTCAGTCACAGTTGAAGGCATTACTCCTCTGTACAACGCCTGCTGTAGCGGCAGTGCTGCCTGTGTGAATGTTCTACTGGAGTACGGAGCCCATTCCCAGCCCGAATGCCAGCTTCCTTCCCCAGTACATGAAGCAACAAAGAGAG GTCATAGAGAATGCATGGAGATTCTGCTTGCTAATGGGGTAAATATAGACCAAGAAGTCCCCCACCTTGGAACCCCACTTTATGTGGCCTGCACCTGTCAGAAAGCAGACTGTGTGAAGAAACTTCTAGAGTTAG GAGCCAATGTGGACCTGGGCAGATTGCAGGACACTCCGCTTCACGCAGCAGCCAGAAAAACAAGCACAAAAATAGTGGACTTGCTAATAGATTACGGGGCAGATGTGAAATGCAGAAATGTTGAAGGGAAGAGGCCGGTGGAACTCGCTGCCCCAAACAGCATGGTGGAAAGAGCACTTTTACAACGAGAAG GTCCTGCTGCTCTGACGCAGCTTTGTCGACTTTGCATACGGAAACATTTGGGTCGATCACGACTTCACAAAGTTTCCAGGTTAGAGCTTCCAGGACGATTGAAAGAATTTCTTCTCTACAG aatTTGTTGA